In Arachis stenosperma cultivar V10309 chromosome 1, arast.V10309.gnm1.PFL2, whole genome shotgun sequence, one DNA window encodes the following:
- the LOC130932989 gene encoding photosystem II CP47 reaction center protein-like, translating to MGLPWYRVHTVVLNDPGRLLSVHIMHTALVAGWAGSMALYELAVFDPSDPVLDPMWRQGMFVIPFMTRLGITNSWGGWSITGGTTPNPGIWSYEGVAGAHIVFSGLCFLAAI from the coding sequence ATGGGTTTGCCTTGGTATCGTGTTCATACTGTTGTATTAAATGATCCCGGCCGCTTACTTTCTGTCCATATAATGCATACGGCTCTGGTTGCTGGTTGGGCCGGTTCGATGGCTCTATATGAATTAGCAGTTTTTGATCCCTCTGATCCTGTTCTTGACCCAATGTGGAGACAGGGTATGTTTGTTATACCCTTCATGACTCGTTTAGGAATAACCAATTCGTGGGGCGGTTGGAGTATCACAGGAGGTACTACGCCGAATCCGGGTATTTGGAGTTATGAAGGTGTGGCTGGAGCACATATTGTGTTTTCGGGCTTGTGCTTTTTGGCGGCTATCTAG